A DNA window from Hippea jasoniae contains the following coding sequences:
- a CDS encoding Ppx/GppA phosphatase family protein yields MRAASIDIGTNTIRLAIVEKDKNCNFKFLLRKGKIARLGEDIAKTHLLKPQAIDRAIAVLKQYKAIIDSYKVEKVFCLATSATREAENSELFINKAKELGFDIEIIDGKKEAFLTHLCIIYFLREVLANKSWVAVDIGGGSTEFIFSRGFELIDSFSVPLGVVKLLEMFIRHDPPQESELNEACDYFIDNLKRFVKSDFNIDCFVANAGTPTTLAAIKLGLVEYDYYATEGLELSKDFIEKIIDEMLKYNSDKLLEVYPILQKGREDVIVLGAYLLKRLLEFFGMESVVVTNGSLREGIFIERLCDG; encoded by the coding sequence ATGAGAGCAGCATCAATTGATATTGGAACAAACACTATCAGATTGGCAATAGTTGAAAAAGATAAAAATTGTAATTTTAAGTTTCTATTAAGAAAAGGCAAAATAGCACGACTTGGTGAGGATATTGCAAAAACACACCTATTAAAACCTCAGGCTATAGATAGAGCTATAGCAGTTTTAAAACAATATAAAGCTATTATAGATAGTTATAAGGTCGAGAAAGTTTTTTGTCTTGCAACATCTGCAACAAGGGAGGCAGAAAACTCAGAATTATTTATTAATAAGGCTAAAGAGTTAGGTTTTGATATAGAGATTATTGATGGAAAGAAGGAGGCCTTTTTAACACATCTTTGTATTATTTACTTTTTAAGGGAAGTATTAGCCAATAAATCGTGGGTTGCAGTTGATATAGGCGGGGGTTCAACTGAATTTATATTTAGCCGTGGTTTTGAGCTTATAGATAGCTTTAGTGTGCCATTGGGTGTTGTAAAGCTGCTTGAAATGTTTATTAGACATGATCCACCTCAAGAAAGTGAGCTGAACGAGGCATGCGATTATTTTATCGATAACCTAAAGCGCTTTGTTAAAAGCGATTTTAATATTGATTGTTTTGTGGCCAATGCAGGCACGCCTACAACGCTTGCTGCAATAAAATTGGGTCTTGTTGAGTATGACTATTATGCCACAGAGGGTCTTGAGTTGAGCAAGGATTTTATTGAAAAAATCATAGATGAAATGTTAAAATATAATTCGGATAAATTACTTGAGGTTTATCCTATTTTGCAAAAGGGTCGGGAGGATGTTATAGTCTTGGGGGCTTATCTATTAAAAAGATTGCTTGAGTTTTTTGGGATGGAAAGTGTTGTTGTAACAAACGGATCTTTAAGAGAGGGTATTTTTATAGAAAGGTTGTGTGATGGATAA
- a CDS encoding inorganic phosphate transporter, whose amino-acid sequence MSPLIVILLAAAFGFYMAWNIGANDVANAMGTSVGARSLSFRQAIIVAAIFEFTGAMLVGNHVSLTVAKGIVSPAAYSKDALVFALGMLATLLAAALWVNMATKLGMPVSTTHSIVGGVMGFGIVTHGLASIEWGKVITIVASWIVSPISGGIISFFIFLFISKKILADDKPVVAAKKYAPFLAFLVSMVLVFSMLYKGLKNLHLNFSFTHALLIAIAVSIVFYAVIYKIVDNIPVDATLPYKRRFPQVERVFAILQVITASYMAFSHGANDVANAVGPLMGAVYASALTAHKALSMPIWVLSVGAVGIVAGLSMYGYKVILVVGRKITDMTPSRGFAAEFGAATTVLVCSKMGLPISTTHTLVGSVIGVGLARGIGALNLKVLKDIVVSWLLTLPIAAALSAAIFLSLKGLFVG is encoded by the coding sequence ATGAGCCCCTTAATCGTTATTTTACTTGCCGCAGCTTTTGGATTCTATATGGCCTGGAATATAGGCGCTAACGATGTTGCAAATGCAATGGGTACAAGTGTTGGCGCAAGGAGTTTGTCTTTCAGGCAGGCTATTATTGTAGCGGCTATTTTTGAATTTACAGGTGCCATGCTTGTGGGCAACCATGTTAGTTTGACTGTGGCAAAAGGTATTGTGTCACCTGCTGCATACAGTAAAGATGCGTTGGTGTTTGCTCTGGGTATGCTTGCAACACTCCTTGCTGCAGCCCTGTGGGTAAATATGGCAACAAAATTGGGAATGCCAGTGTCCACAACCCACTCAATTGTCGGTGGTGTAATGGGATTTGGTATAGTTACGCACGGTCTTGCATCGATTGAGTGGGGAAAGGTTATAACTATTGTTGCAAGCTGGATTGTCTCACCAATCAGCGGTGGTATTATATCGTTTTTTATTTTTCTTTTTATATCAAAGAAGATTTTAGCCGATGATAAACCGGTTGTTGCAGCCAAAAAATACGCTCCCTTTCTGGCTTTTTTGGTGTCTATGGTGCTTGTATTTTCAATGCTTTATAAAGGACTAAAAAACCTGCACTTAAACTTTAGTTTTACACACGCTTTATTGATAGCAATTGCTGTTAGTATCGTTTTTTATGCTGTTATTTATAAAATTGTTGACAACATACCGGTTGATGCTACCCTGCCCTACAAAAGAAGATTCCCTCAGGTTGAGCGTGTGTTTGCTATCCTGCAGGTTATAACTGCATCTTATATGGCATTTTCTCATGGTGCAAATGATGTTGCAAATGCTGTTGGTCCACTGATGGGAGCTGTTTATGCATCTGCTTTGACTGCCCATAAAGCACTTTCCATGCCTATATGGGTGTTGAGTGTTGGTGCGGTTGGCATAGTGGCGGGTCTTTCGATGTATGGGTATAAGGTTATATTGGTTGTTGGAAGAAAGATAACAGACATGACACCATCAAGGGGATTTGCAGCCGAATTTGGGGCAGCCACTACAGTTCTTGTTTGTTCCAAGATGGGTCTTCCTATCTCTACTACCCACACACTTGTGGGTTCAGTTATTGGCGTTGGACTGGCAAGAGGTATAGGTGCTTTGAATCTAAAGGTTTTGAAGGATATTGTTGTTTCCTGGCTTTTAACCCTGCCTATTGCAGCTGCTTTATCTGCCGCTATATTTCTTTCTCTTAAAGGTCTCTTTGTTGGATAA
- a CDS encoding ATP-binding protein, giving the protein MADRFFRGEKLIDREKEINFLVDWFNALPKEILWIYGPKSSGKTTIVEYVVEKELFEDFDQLKPKKNYWVKYMNLRGYLITNYNSFLEAFIKPTDKKIKEKKKINARMSVGIFEIEAEILKEIKNREKDLFNVMIGEISKLAKHKRVIIIIDEIQTLEDIYINGEKELLKEFLNFCVRLTKELHISHVAIISSNTVFIDKIYNDAKLKLTSEFYKVDHLPFEIVYDWLTSEGFKKNDIDMIYYYLGGCIPLLQKLKRNIGEFKNLKEYLEHQQWLAYTEIMHFMNFSGKVSKEDRKIFEDIASSIVKNGYFIPDSDKYTRVIDTFASAEILFFDPLSLKVVGNNRLYEKAMELLVKG; this is encoded by the coding sequence ATGGCAGATAGATTCTTCAGAGGAGAAAAACTTATAGACAGAGAAAAAGAGATAAATTTTCTTGTTGATTGGTTTAATGCTTTACCAAAAGAAATATTATGGATCTATGGTCCTAAATCATCGGGCAAAACAACAATTGTAGAGTATGTTGTTGAAAAAGAGCTATTTGAGGATTTTGATCAGCTAAAACCAAAGAAAAATTACTGGGTTAAGTATATGAATCTAAGGGGATACTTGATTACAAATTACAACTCGTTTCTTGAGGCTTTCATAAAACCTACAGATAAAAAAATAAAAGAAAAAAAGAAGATTAATGCCCGTATGTCTGTGGGTATATTTGAGATAGAAGCCGAGATTTTAAAAGAAATTAAAAACAGAGAAAAAGATCTGTTTAATGTGATGATAGGAGAAATAAGTAAACTTGCAAAGCATAAAAGAGTAATAATAATTATTGACGAGATTCAAACTTTAGAGGATATTTACATAAATGGAGAAAAAGAACTTCTCAAGGAATTCTTGAATTTTTGTGTGAGGTTAACTAAAGAACTCCATATATCGCATGTTGCTATTATTTCTTCCAATACTGTTTTTATAGATAAAATCTACAACGACGCAAAACTAAAACTAACAAGTGAGTTTTATAAAGTTGACCATCTACCCTTTGAAATTGTTTATGATTGGCTAACCTCTGAAGGCTTCAAAAAGAATGATATAGATATGATTTACTACTACCTTGGTGGATGTATACCGCTTTTGCAGAAGTTGAAGAGAAATATAGGTGAGTTTAAAAATCTCAAAGAGTATCTTGAACACCAGCAATGGCTGGCATACACTGAGATAATGCATTTTATGAATTTCTCTGGTAAAGTTAGTAAAGAAGATAGGAAGATATTTGAAGATATTGCATCCTCTATAGTAAAAAACGGCTACTTTATCCCAGACAGTGATAAGTATACCAGGGTTATAGACACCTTTGCTTCAGCAGAAATCCTCTTCTTCGACCCGCTAAGTCTGAAGGTAGTGGGTAACAACAGGCTCTATGAAAAGGCTATGGAGCTGTTAGTAAAAGGATAA
- a CDS encoding Mrp/NBP35 family ATP-binding protein: MKEKVLDELKKVFYPGKTHSVLQEGIIDDVVVEGNKVVVKIKTQEKNQAVIDMLKRSIPIALKKLDGVEDVELVIEKVVDAKDKISDIRYVIATTSGKGGVGKTTVSVNTALALSKFGYKVGLLDADIYGPNVPTMMGIEGVPVTLDPNHKDKILPIEKYGIKVISIGNLVPKDAAVIWRGALIHKAIQQFLEDVSWGKLDFLVVDLPPGTGDAQLTLAQETKVSGGIIVITPQNVAMSDAYKANDFFERLNIPVLGVIENMSYFICPHCGARTDIFDHGGARRFAEDKGLTFLGEIPIDVEVREGADKGKPIVVADPTSPITQAFEDVARNIIERVKELNQEG; this comes from the coding sequence ATGAAAGAGAAAGTTTTGGATGAGCTGAAAAAGGTTTTTTATCCGGGTAAAACGCATAGTGTGCTTCAGGAAGGAATTATCGATGATGTAGTTGTTGAGGGCAATAAAGTTGTTGTCAAAATAAAAACTCAGGAAAAAAATCAGGCCGTTATTGATATGCTCAAACGCAGCATACCGATTGCGTTAAAGAAATTGGACGGCGTTGAAGATGTAGAGCTTGTTATTGAAAAGGTTGTTGATGCTAAAGATAAGATTTCGGATATTCGCTATGTGATTGCAACAACAAGTGGTAAAGGTGGCGTGGGTAAAACCACTGTTAGTGTTAATACAGCGCTTGCACTTTCAAAGTTTGGATATAAAGTTGGCCTGCTTGATGCTGATATCTACGGACCCAATGTTCCAACAATGATGGGGATTGAGGGTGTTCCTGTTACACTTGATCCAAATCACAAGGATAAAATCCTTCCTATAGAAAAATACGGTATTAAGGTTATCTCTATTGGAAACCTTGTTCCAAAGGATGCTGCTGTAATCTGGCGAGGAGCTTTGATTCATAAGGCGATTCAACAGTTTTTAGAGGATGTCAGTTGGGGGAAACTTGACTTTCTGGTTGTTGATTTGCCACCCGGTACTGGAGATGCACAGTTGACGCTTGCGCAGGAGACAAAGGTTAGCGGTGGAATAATTGTTATTACACCCCAAAATGTTGCAATGAGCGATGCTTATAAGGCAAACGATTTCTTTGAAAGGCTAAATATCCCTGTTTTAGGAGTTATAGAAAACATGAGCTATTTTATCTGCCCACACTGTGGAGCAAGAACCGATATCTTTGACCACGGTGGTGCAAGGCGTTTTGCAGAGGATAAAGGCTTAACTTTTTTGGGCGAGATTCCGATAGATGTTGAGGTAAGAGAGGGTGCAGATAAGGGTAAACCGATTGTTGTAGCAGATCCCACCTCTCCTATAACCCAGGCATTTGAGGATGTGGCAAGGAATATTATCGAAAGGGTTAAAGAGCTGAATCAGGAGGGTTAG
- a CDS encoding nucleotidyltransferase substrate binding protein, translating to MKSYLREIDGIECRSPKSCVREFFSAGYMKEKDVVQFLKMIDDRNLTSHTYREEVAEELFSRFNVYLKHLKNVLEWYKNLQDPSQKLCKS from the coding sequence ATGAAAAGTTATTTAAGGGAGATTGATGGTATTGAATGTAGAAGCCCAAAGTCTTGTGTTAGAGAATTTTTTTCTGCAGGTTATATGAAAGAGAAAGATGTGGTGCAATTTCTTAAAATGATAGATGATAGAAATCTTACTTCCCATACTTACAGAGAGGAGGTTGCAGAGGAGCTATTTTCAAGATTTAATGTTTATTTAAAACATTTGAAAAATGTTTTAGAGTGGTATAAAAACCTTCAAGACCCCTCACAAAAACTGTGTAAATCCTGA
- a CDS encoding prepilin-type N-terminal cleavage/methylation domain-containing protein → MNKKGLTLVELLVVMVIFVLVIAAVSQSFIYVLRHQARQVGIAENNINSLVGLNILRKDIEMAGFGLPYVLDNYNEAVDDSKYSPNPTTFNDAPNNPPRPFVSDNGSGPNNSDVLVIKSTVASLNDYVRNWGYLTKYKYIPLNQSDEISDTYFSEIDLNRFRFIGYNKKSSFQYPSGQRIFLAFGISSQQPRMPFNRADYFLYLPSTMPSRCASGTYELYRANINQADGKRNNPQPLLDCILDFQVAFGVYDKNSNKIIWKQVMTDDAAAQRSNLKQVRVFIVQQIGKYDPNFYYDDSTIAVGDDRTGVLNVDHLTEKQRHYRWKTIELVVNPLNLSPKEK, encoded by the coding sequence ATGAATAAAAAAGGTTTGACGCTTGTAGAGTTATTGGTTGTTATGGTTATATTTGTTCTTGTAATAGCTGCTGTGTCTCAAAGTTTTATTTATGTTTTAAGACATCAAGCAAGACAGGTGGGCATTGCAGAAAATAATATAAACAGCCTTGTTGGTTTAAACATATTAAGAAAAGATATAGAGATGGCTGGTTTTGGTTTGCCTTATGTGCTTGATAACTACAACGAAGCTGTTGACGATTCAAAATACTCCCCTAACCCTACAACATTTAACGATGCCCCAAACAACCCCCCGCGGCCTTTTGTATCTGATAACGGTAGTGGACCAAATAACTCTGATGTTTTGGTAATTAAGTCAACAGTTGCATCTTTAAACGATTATGTAAGAAACTGGGGTTATTTAACAAAATATAAATATATACCTTTAAATCAAAGTGATGAGATATCAGATACCTATTTTTCTGAGATTGACCTTAATAGATTTAGGTTTATAGGTTACAATAAAAAATCATCTTTTCAATATCCATCGGGCCAGAGGATTTTTCTTGCCTTTGGTATTAGCTCTCAGCAACCACGTATGCCGTTTAACAGGGCAGATTATTTTCTTTATTTACCCTCAACCATGCCTTCAAGATGTGCTTCAGGAACATATGAACTCTACAGAGCCAATATAAATCAGGCTGATGGAAAAAGAAATAACCCTCAGCCTCTTCTTGATTGTATTCTGGATTTTCAGGTTGCTTTTGGAGTATATGATAAAAACAGTAATAAAATTATCTGGAAGCAGGTTATGACAGATGATGCAGCTGCTCAAAGAAGTAATCTAAAACAGGTCAGGGTTTTTATTGTCCAGCAGATAGGTAAGTATGATCCAAATTTTTATTACGATGACTCAACAATTGCAGTTGGTGATGATAGAACAGGGGTATTGAATGTCGACCATTTGACTGAAAAACAGAGGCATTATAGATGGAAAACTATAGAGCTTGTTGTTAATCCGTTAAATCTATCACCCAAGGAGAAATAA
- the metK gene encoding methionine adenosyltransferase yields the protein MNNNETFLFTSESVTEGHPDKVADQISDAILDAIIKDDKNCRVACETMLTTGIVFVAGEISTNTYVEIPEVVRQTIKEIGYTNADYGLDYKSCAVVTSIDRQSPDIAIGVNKGEKLGAGDQGMMFGYATDETDEFLPLTIVYAHKLSKRLADVRKQGLLPYLRPDGKTQVTIRYKGFEPDKVTAVVVSAQHDPNIELEQLRKDIVQYVIRYVIPQEMWDPDIKLYINPTGRFVLGGPHADTGLTGRKIIVDTYGGVAAHGGGAFSGKDPTKVDRSGAYMARYIAKNIVAAGLARRCEVQLAYAIGVEEPVSIMLHTYGTGKLPKEDIKKIIVDTFDMTPKGMIETLDLLRPIYKKTAAYGHFGRKEPEFSWEKTDKAEEIRKKAGL from the coding sequence ATGAATAACAACGAAACCTTCCTTTTTACCTCAGAATCTGTTACAGAGGGTCATCCAGATAAGGTTGCAGATCAAATTTCTGATGCTATTTTGGATGCCATTATTAAAGATGACAAAAACTGCCGCGTTGCCTGCGAAACAATGTTAACAACAGGCATTGTGTTTGTAGCTGGAGAAATCTCAACAAACACCTATGTTGAAATTCCTGAGGTTGTAAGACAGACGATAAAAGAGATTGGCTATACCAATGCAGATTACGGTCTTGATTATAAATCCTGTGCTGTTGTTACATCTATTGATAGGCAATCCCCTGATATTGCCATAGGCGTCAATAAAGGTGAAAAGTTAGGGGCAGGCGATCAGGGTATGATGTTTGGTTATGCAACCGATGAGACTGATGAGTTTTTGCCTCTGACTATTGTTTATGCCCATAAGCTATCAAAGAGGCTTGCCGATGTTAGAAAACAAGGGCTTCTGCCCTATTTAAGACCCGATGGTAAAACGCAGGTAACGATAAGATATAAAGGTTTTGAGCCTGATAAAGTAACGGCGGTTGTTGTTTCTGCTCAGCATGATCCCAATATTGAGCTTGAACAGTTAAGAAAGGACATCGTGCAGTATGTGATAAGGTATGTAATTCCGCAAGAGATGTGGGATCCAGATATTAAGCTATACATTAACCCAACAGGCAGGTTTGTGCTTGGCGGACCCCATGCAGATACCGGTTTAACAGGAAGAAAGATTATTGTTGATACATACGGTGGTGTTGCAGCCCATGGCGGTGGTGCATTTTCTGGAAAAGATCCAACGAAAGTGGACAGAAGCGGCGCCTACATGGCAAGGTATATTGCTAAAAATATCGTAGCTGCAGGTCTTGCAAGACGCTGCGAGGTGCAGCTTGCCTATGCAATTGGTGTTGAGGAGCCTGTAAGTATTATGTTGCATACCTACGGAACAGGTAAGCTACCAAAGGAGGATATTAAAAAAATAATCGTCGATACATTTGATATGACGCCAAAGGGTATGATCGAAACATTGGATCTTTTAAGGCCTATTTATAAGAAAACTGCTGCATACGGCCATTTTGGCAGGAAAGAGCCTGAGTTTAGCTGGGAGAAAACAGATAAAGCCGAAGAAATAAGAAAGAAAGCGGGGTTGTGA
- a CDS encoding TIGR00153 family protein produces the protein MGIFDLFRKSPFIALREMMKEVLECTSRIPQLYKAFMDGDEKEVERIAKEISDHEFQTDNIKNSIRQSLPNSIFMPVARGDVLQIITSMDAIADKTEDLGVLMSFKIIKVPDELKDKIDEFIKAVLDVVELSSNVIDELEALREAGFAGPEAKTVIDLLDKVNESEHKTDVLQYNLTKIVINRSGELDCASLMLWMKILETTGDIANAAEKMANRIRLIISQ, from the coding sequence ATGGGTATATTTGACCTATTTAGAAAATCTCCCTTTATAGCCTTGAGGGAGATGATGAAAGAGGTATTGGAATGCACTTCAAGGATTCCGCAACTCTATAAGGCCTTTATGGATGGTGATGAGAAAGAGGTTGAAAGGATAGCAAAAGAGATATCAGATCATGAATTTCAAACAGATAATATAAAAAACAGCATAAGACAGAGTCTTCCAAATAGTATCTTTATGCCTGTAGCCCGCGGTGATGTGCTGCAGATAATAACATCGATGGATGCAATTGCAGATAAAACAGAAGACCTGGGCGTCTTGATGAGCTTTAAAATCATAAAAGTACCCGATGAGCTTAAAGATAAAATTGATGAATTTATTAAAGCTGTATTGGATGTTGTAGAGTTGTCCAGTAATGTTATAGATGAATTGGAGGCATTGAGAGAGGCAGGATTTGCAGGACCAGAAGCAAAAACAGTTATTGATCTATTGGATAAAGTAAATGAAAGTGAGCATAAAACTGATGTGCTTCAATATAACCTTACAAAGATCGTAATAAATAGATCAGGGGAATTAGATTGTGCTTCGCTGATGTTATGGATGAAGATTTTAGAGACAACTGGTGATATTGCCAATGCAGCCGAAAAAATGGCAAATAGAATCAGGTTGATAATCTCACAATGA
- the ahcY gene encoding adenosylhomocysteinase: protein MDYDIKDINLADEGKNRIEWAFKQMNVLKSIQDDFEKNKPLEGKTIGACLHVTTETANLMVTLKKGGADVYLCASNPLSTQDDVAAALVKYYNIPVFAIKGEDRDTYYAHLNAVLDKKPNITMDDGADLVSLLHSKRSELADNIIGSTEETTTGVIRLKSMETNGVLKFPVIAVNDADTKHMFDNRYGTGQSTIDGIIRATNRLIAGSVFVVCGYGWCGKGLAMRASGMGANVVVVEVDPLRALEAVMDGYRVMPIAEAAKIGDFFCTVTGDMHVIRKEHFELMKDGAIVANSGHFDIEIDVKGLKEIAVSERDVRPFVREYKLKNGRCVYLLAEGRLVNLSAAEGHPSAVMDMSFANQALSAKYLVENGDKLEKKVYRVPEEIDKEIARLKLESMGVNIDELTKEQEEYLNSWTIGT, encoded by the coding sequence ATGGATTACGATATAAAAGATATCAATTTAGCCGATGAGGGTAAAAATAGGATTGAATGGGCATTTAAGCAGATGAATGTGCTTAAGTCCATTCAGGATGATTTTGAAAAGAATAAACCCCTTGAAGGCAAAACGATAGGTGCTTGTCTTCATGTAACAACAGAAACGGCAAATCTAATGGTAACCTTAAAAAAGGGTGGAGCCGATGTTTATCTTTGTGCCTCAAACCCCCTTTCCACTCAGGATGATGTGGCAGCAGCCCTTGTAAAATATTATAACATACCTGTTTTTGCTATAAAGGGCGAAGATAGAGATACCTATTATGCCCACTTAAATGCCGTTCTTGATAAAAAACCCAATATCACCATGGATGATGGTGCAGATTTGGTGTCTTTGCTTCACTCAAAAAGGTCTGAACTTGCCGATAATATTATCGGTTCCACAGAAGAGACAACCACAGGCGTGATAAGACTCAAAAGCATGGAAACAAATGGTGTTTTAAAGTTTCCTGTGATTGCGGTTAATGATGCAGATACAAAGCATATGTTTGATAATCGCTACGGCACGGGCCAGTCAACAATAGATGGTATAATCAGGGCAACAAACAGGCTTATTGCCGGGAGCGTGTTTGTTGTGTGTGGCTATGGCTGGTGCGGCAAAGGGCTTGCCATGAGAGCTTCTGGCATGGGTGCCAATGTTGTTGTTGTGGAGGTTGACCCATTAAGGGCGCTTGAAGCTGTGATGGATGGCTATAGGGTTATGCCTATTGCTGAGGCAGCAAAAATTGGGGATTTCTTCTGCACAGTAACGGGTGATATGCATGTAATTAGAAAAGAACATTTTGAGTTGATGAAGGATGGAGCTATTGTAGCCAACTCGGGTCATTTTGATATAGAAATAGATGTTAAAGGTTTGAAAGAGATTGCAGTTTCAGAGCGTGATGTAAGGCCTTTTGTTAGAGAATATAAACTAAAGAATGGCAGATGTGTATATCTATTAGCCGAAGGCAGGCTTGTTAATCTATCTGCTGCTGAGGGCCACCCTTCTGCTGTTATGGATATGAGTTTTGCCAATCAAGCTTTGAGTGCTAAGTATCTGGTTGAGAATGGTGATAAGCTTGAAAAAAAGGTTTACAGGGTTCCAGAGGAGATTGACAAGGAAATTGCAAGACTTAAACTTGAATCGATGGGTGTTAACATTGATGAGTTAACAAAGGAACAAGAAGAGTATCTAAACAGCTGGACAATTGGCACTTAA
- a CDS encoding nucleotidyltransferase family protein — MKSSELISINDLKQYLIDFFKDSKVKIYLFGSRAKKINFPFSDVNIAIVSEMDISAKIVLLKELLEESNFPFKVDLVVLNKNSELYDKILKEGERCR, encoded by the coding sequence GTGAAGAGTAGTGAATTAATAAGTATAAACGACCTAAAACAATACCTGATAGATTTTTTCAAAGACTCCAAGGTTAAGATTTATCTATTTGGCTCAAGGGCTAAAAAGATAAACTTTCCTTTTTCTGATGTGAATATTGCTATTGTTTCAGAAATGGATATCTCAGCAAAAATTGTGTTGTTAAAAGAACTTCTTGAGGAAAGTAATTTTCCTTTTAAAGTTGATCTGGTTGTTTTAAATAAAAACAGTGAATTATACGATAAAATCCTAAAAGAGGGAGAAAGATGTAGATGA
- the hemW gene encoding radical SAM family heme chaperone HemW codes for MRYFKGVKALTGADKNELYLYFHIPFCYKKCPYCGFYSLEKSFGLIDDYVEALKREISLSDCSGVVKSIYFGGGTPTVLKPSHIEDVLSAVHKKFSCDIKEATIEAVPFIKKGYLKELVGFGFNRLSLGVQSFDIKKLKKLGRWHSVEDNYKAVDEAVRSGFENISLDLMYGVSEGVDLFKKELKEAVNLDINHISIYLLTIDEHTEFYRLFENGKLVISDDDEAWLMYNEACNFLEANGFLQYEISNFAKKGFRSIHNCAYWEFKNYLGFGASASSFCNKQRFKNKEDVLNYMKDPLSCRVVEENLKDDELLKEAFVFGLRKTDGVSIKEFEDRFGVDLLDYYKDQLNYFKTAGMIEIKGGRIFLSSNSAKFVSNYILSDFL; via the coding sequence ATGCGATACTTTAAAGGTGTGAAGGCTTTAACTGGCGCAGATAAGAATGAACTTTATCTGTATTTTCATATTCCTTTCTGCTACAAAAAATGTCCATATTGTGGCTTTTATTCCCTTGAGAAATCTTTTGGCTTAATTGATGATTATGTTGAGGCATTGAAAAGAGAGATAAGTTTGAGCGATTGTAGTGGTGTGGTAAAGAGCATTTATTTTGGTGGTGGAACTCCGACGGTTTTGAAGCCTTCACATATTGAGGATGTTTTATCTGCAGTACATAAAAAGTTTAGCTGCGACATCAAAGAAGCCACTATTGAGGCGGTGCCGTTTATTAAAAAGGGATATTTAAAAGAGCTTGTTGGTTTTGGATTTAACAGGCTAAGTCTGGGTGTGCAGTCCTTTGATATAAAAAAGCTTAAAAAGCTTGGCAGATGGCATAGTGTTGAAGATAATTACAAGGCAGTTGATGAGGCTGTAAGAAGTGGATTTGAGAATATCAGCTTAGATTTAATGTATGGCGTTAGTGAAGGTGTTGATTTATTTAAAAAAGAGCTGAAAGAAGCTGTGAACCTTGATATTAATCACATTTCAATTTACCTTTTGACTATTGATGAACATACTGAGTTTTATAGATTATTTGAAAATGGAAAGCTGGTAATTTCTGATGATGATGAGGCTTGGCTTATGTATAATGAGGCGTGTAATTTTTTAGAGGCAAACGGTTTTTTGCAGTATGAAATCTCCAATTTTGCAAAAAAGGGATTTAGAAGCATCCATAACTGTGCATACTGGGAGTTTAAAAATTACTTAGGGTTTGGGGCATCGGCAAGCTCGTTTTGTAATAAACAGAGGTTTAAAAATAAGGAAGATGTGCTAAATTACATGAAGGATCCACTCTCCTGCAGGGTTGTTGAGGAAAATCTCAAAGATGATGAGCTTTTAAAAGAGGCTTTTGTGTTTGGTTTAAGAAAAACAGATGGAGTAAGTATAAAAGAATTTGAGGATAGATTTGGAGTGGATTTGCTTGATTATTATAAGGATCAATTGAATTATTTTAAAACTGCAGGTATGATAGAGATAAAGGGCGGGAGGATATTTTTAAGTTCAAACAGTGCTAAATTTGTGTCTAATTATATTTTAAGCGATTTTTTATAA